The Oncorhynchus mykiss isolate Arlee chromosome 20, USDA_OmykA_1.1, whole genome shotgun sequence genomic sequence tcactgacgtgatcttcctgtaaGGTTTTGCGCCCCCTCGGGCTTGTGCTGTGGAGGAGATCTTCCTGGGATATACTCAGGAACAGTGTCCACCGACCCtccccctgtctcagcctccagtatctatgctgcaacaGTCTATGtgctggggggctagggtcagtctgttttaTCTGGTGTAATTTTCCTGTCTTATTTCGTGTCCTGtgggaatttaagtatgctccctctaattctctctttctccctcgttTCCTCCCTTGCcttaggacctgagccctaggaccatgcctcaggactatatggcctggctgtccccagtccacctggttgtgctgctgctccagtttcaactgttctacctgcggctatggaatcctgacctgttcaccggacgtgctacgtTGTCCCGaacctgctgtttttgactctctctcgctcgctctgtcacacctgctgtctcgacctttGAATGTTTGgctgtgaaaagccaactgacatttactcctgaggtactaacctgttgcaccctctacaaccactgtgattattatttgaccctgctggtgatCTATGAACTTTCAAACAtattgaagaacaatctggccttaatagCAATGTACTcatataatctccacccggcacagcctgaagtggccacccctcagagcctggttcctctctagttttcATCCtaagttcctgcctttctaggaagtttttcctagccaccatgcttctacatgtttgggggttttaggctgggtttctgtatagcactttgtgacatctgctgatgtaagaagggctttataaatacatttgattgattgattgattgattgatagcatATTAACCATCCCAACACCATCTGTTATATTTAAGACAAATCATGTTTTTCCATCTCAAGGACCATTTTAGATTTAAATATAGCTGCATGCAACTCAAAATGTGTTACATCATTGAAAACATTGACCTTTTACTTAACTTCCATATCTTGTAGTTTGAGCATTAAGCTGTTCACTTCTCAATTGTTTCCCATCTAGCCCCATTCAGATTAGCCTAATAGCCCAGAAAGGTTTACACTGGTCATATTAAGGGTAGTTACCTCTCATCTAGAGAGCAATTTTAAGCACCCTATTATTTTACTCAGCAGAGAAAAACCAACTTAATAGTTCTGAATGTATTAGAAAGCTTGCTTATCGGAAGTGTATGTGTATACTATTGTCATTAATTGCCCTAATGTAGTGGAACCTAGGTGTTATTCTGGTCACGACACAAATCACCTCTGAGAAACTGTATAAAAGGACAAATGTCTTGTAGCAACTCACAAAAAGCTTGCATTTCTCAGTGAAGAATCTCCATTCTCAAGGTAAGATACTTtccaaaatatactctcctgttCAAACGATCAATTTCTACTTTATACCTAAATGCTGGTGTCTAGCTTACTGTATGTGTAATACATGTTTACCTTAATAGATAGCAGTTATTTAGAAgttaatcaacaaaaaaaaaacatatattctGCATTGTAAGTGTGATACATTTTCCCCAATTCCAGATGTGTTTTTTTCTCTTCCTGACTTTCTATGCCCCTCTTCTATTCTTTCCTCTACCTTGTTTAGTTTTGTCACCATGACGGTAGCATTGTTCGTACTGGTGCTCCTCTGCATGGCTGGAATGCTGCATGTTGAGGCCTCGGACCAGTCTGGAGAGAACAGGTAAGATTCCCATCCTACATTTGAAATGTCTGCTCATTTGATATTGATGTGGTGTCCCCTGCATTATCTAAtatctccattcctctctcatgTTTGTGTTTATGTCTGGTTGTCAGTCTCACAGAAAATGGACAGGGTTTGGGGAGAAGATATGCTGAGTCAACCATTGCCAGTGACATGAGCAAAATCATGGACTCAATGGTTCAGAAGAATTTTGTCAACTTCCTGCTCAACCAGAAGGAGAAAAAGAGCATGTAAGTCAAATTGATCATAGAGTTTGAAATGACTATAATTGTTACAGTTCAGAACTTGATAAATTGAAGAAACTGAGAGCAAATTCAGTCACTAACAACAACTACAATATAATCAAAAACTGTCACAGGTCTAATGTCATTCCGGAGGAAGATCCAGGTGCTTGCTTGTACAACAATCTCCTGAAAAAACTTGCACTGTGCATCCGCAGCAAGGGACACAGATCCATGTGAGTTCATTCTGTGAAGATATTAACTTCAATATGAACTTCAATATGAATTGTTGCCAAATTATTTATTGTGTCATCTGATTATAAGATTTTCCAATTTGTTTCCTTTCTACAGGACCCAGTGATGTTTTGAAGAATATCAGCAAATGACCAACATAGGCAAGAGAATGATGCAAAGAGAAACCTGAAGTCAACCACAACATTGTGACAATTTAGAAAAAAATTGCCGCTTTCTAATTTGTTGTGAATCCAGAATGTCTTACCTTTTTCATAAATAATTGCTAAGGTGAAATTAAATTATTGAACTATTAAACAAAGATTGGCCTCACTTGGTAGTAATTTCATCTCACATTTAGCATGAGAAACATTTCACAAAAGTAACAAATGAAATGGCAAAAAATCGTACACAGTAATATTTTCACAAATGTCAAACATTTCCACAAATGTTACACCTTAAAAAAAGGGTCCTACTGGTCCTATTAAAAGAATAACATGGTCCTTTGCATTTCTTGAGAAGAAGAGGCTTCATAGACCACTAAATAGGCAACAACTAGAACAGAGTTTGCTACATGGCTTTATTATAGTCATTTTTGTCCAACCGGGGTGTTTGGACAAAAATGGGCCCCCCCTCATTAGCCTCTTGCCGAGGCAGTAAGTGACAGTATTCAACTCTAGATGAATGCTGAGCCAACCTTTTCGGTTTGAAGAGAAGACATGGGTAAATAAATGGAGGTAGGACGAAAGAAGATGGAAGAAAGTGGAACATATTATTCATAAATATGGAGTGGGGGATTGCACAAGCCTTCTGGAAGATTTGGTGAAGGAAAGTGAACGTGAAGAGAGTGAGGGTGAATTAATTGTGGTGTCAGGTGCGGTGATGACCGCCGGGAAGGAGCTCAGTGTGGAGAGATAAGCGGTTCAGTGAGGAAGGTTGGCGCCAAGTGGAAAAAAGGGGATAATCTCTGGAGCAGGGAGCCGTTGAAAGGACTGATAGCGGGGTGGCGttaagtgttgaggatcagttgAAATTCAAGATTCCCGGTGTCTGTGACGCCCGCcgtgcagtggggcaaaaaagtatttagtcagccaccaattgtgcaagttctcccacttaaaaagatgagagaggcctgtaattttcatcataggtacacttcaactatgacagacgaaaggagaaaagaaaatccagaaaatcacattgtaggattttttatgaatttatttgcaaattatggtggaaaataagtatttggtcacctacaaacatgcaagatttctggctctcacagacctgtaacttcttctttaagaggctcctctgtcctccacttgttacctgtattaatggcacctgtttgaacttgttatcagtataaaagacacctgtccacaacctcaaacagtcacactccaaactccactatggccaataccaaagagctgtcaaaggacaccagaaacaaaattgtagacctgcaccaggctgggaagactgaatctgcaataggtaagcagcttggtttgaagaaatcaactgtgggagcaattattaggaaatggaagacatacaagaccactgataatctccctcgatctggggctctacgcaagacctcaccctgtggggtcaaaatgatcacaagaacagtgaacaaaaatcccagaaccacacagggggacctagtgaatgacctgcagagagctgggaccaaagtaacaaagcctgccatcagtaacacactacaccgccagggactcaaatcctgcagtgcagacgtgtccccctgcttaagccagtacatgtccatgcccgtctgaagtttgctagagagcatttggatgatccagaagaagattgggagaatgtcatatggtcagatgaaaccaaaatataactttttggtaaaaactcaactcgtcgtgtttggaggacaaagaatgctgagttgcatccaaagaacaccatacctactgtgaagcatgggggtggaaacatcatgctttggggctgtttttctgcaaagggaccaagacgactgatctgtgtaaaggaaggaatgaatggggccatgtatcgtgagattttgagtgaaaacctcctcccatcagcaagggcattgaagatgaaacgtggctgggtctttcagcatgacaatgatcccaaacacaccgcccgggcaacgaacgagtggcttcgtaagaagcatttcaaggtcctggagtggcctagccagtctccagatctcaaccccatagaaaatctttggagggagttgaaagtccgttttgcccagcaacagccccaaaacatcactgctctagaggagatctgcatggaggaatgggccaaaataccagcaacagtgtgtgaaaaccttgtgaagacttacagaaaacgtttggcatctgtcattgccaacaaagggtatataacaaagtattgagataaacttttgttattgaccaaatacttattttccaccataatttgcaaataaattcattaaaaaaaatgtgaatttctggattttttaaaatcattttgtctgtcatagttgaagtgtacctatgatgaaaattacaggcctctctcatctttttaagtgggagaacttgcacaattggtggctgactaaatacttttttgccccactgtatgttgcgGTTGAGAGCGTGGGGGAAACGGAGAAGACATTGTCTGTCCTGCTGAGTTTTGATGTAGTCTTTGCCCGACAAGGTCAAATTAGGAAATGTAAATTATCCCGTGAGAGCTTTTGTTCTGAAAATACTTTATGGGCATGTtgtagcagtgtgtaggagggggATTCGAGTTGGattaacactccaaacagcctacccgacagCTCGGTggtgtccgcatggtcctaaagcacaccctTATGGCGTTtagtatcacattccaatgataaaaatggggggggggggggggcagaaatgcaatttcagaatgtgtggGGGGGGACTtttccccagtgaaagttgcgcccctggtgtTAGTTGTCGGGGTTCccatggggctggagattggaGGTGTCCGGTGAGAGAAAAGAAGGTTGAGGTTGTCAGGGTTAGAGTAGTACAGAAAGTGTCATATGCCGAAGCAGTGAAGAGAGTGGTAGAGGAAGATGGTTACAGGTTGAGGGATACTGAGAGGATTCCTGTGAGTAGGCAGAAACCAAGAGAGCGTGATGGGAAGAGTATGTGCTTCAGTAAGGTGGGCTTTTTAGCATTTATAGCCATGGTTGTCAGTTGTACTGCAGAAATTGATTGGATATCACAGAAAATAGAGGTTGTGGTGGTAGCTGCTGAGAAGTACTTGGGATTGGGAGGATTTACTGCAGAACAGTTGCAGTGGGTGTTGCGTGGTAGTGTTCTGTCCTCCCAGAGCCATTGGTCTGGAGTAGGATTggatagggttaaatagtggaatggggtggtgtttttttaatatatatatattttttataaaggtCTAACAGTAGGCAGGGCAATTTTTATTTTCCTTTTCCCCAATTTTGTATTACCTTATCAATAATTTTATGCAGGTAGGCCGTGAACGGCCTCAcacaccagtacagtaggtagCGGTGTATCCACCTAAAAGTTGGATGTTATCCACCAACTAAAtcccgaagaagaagaagaagaagccatGGATGCCCTGGTGACAGTTAGTACAGAGATAGCCAAGGCCTTGACAATAAAAGAGGAGTGTTGTGTATTTTGACATTGAGACAGTTTACGATACCATGTGGAGGGAAGGGTTGTTGATCAACTTGAGTGCATTTGGGGACGTCTGTataactggatcatggacttgtTCGATAGAGTCATACAGGTGAGGGTGGGGTCAGAATTGTCAATGCGGTTTGAAGTGGACAGTGGTACTCCTCAGCGAAGTGTCGTTACTCCTGTGCTGTTAACCTTGATGGTACATTACGTATTTAAGGAGGTGGGACAGGGAATGGATGTGGCATTGTATGCTGATGATGGGGCTGTATGGAAGAGAGGTGGGAATGTGAAATATGTGAGGAGGAAGATGCTAGATACTGTGGGAGTTGTGGACGATTGGTCTCTAACATGGGGGTTTAGGATGTGTGTGGCCAAGTCCTACATTATGCTGTTTTCTAGGAGGAAGGTTAAATATGTTAGGCTGCAAATGTAGGGTCAGGATATAGGTAGGGTGTCTGGATTTAAGTATTTAGTTATGTGGTTTGATAAGAGGCGTACGTGGAAGAGACATGTTGAGTATATTCTAATTAAGTGTAGGAAGGTGCTGAACCGCATGAAAGCAATGGCAGGTTATGGTTGGGGGTTGGATAGACAAACACTGTTGATTATATACCAGGCATTGATCATGTCATGTTTGGATTATGGGTGCTTTGTATATGGATCGGCAGCCAAAACAGTAGTACAGCGGCTGGCTAGGATACAGTCAAGGGCCCTGAAATTGTTGAGGTTTTGCAGATGGATAGTGGGGAATTGCCACTGAGGATAAGGCGGGACAAACATCATTAGCATACTGGACAAGGCTGAAAGGGAGTTCAGAAGGACATCCTGTGGTCATGGCAACCTGGGAATGCTGGGAGCGAGGAGGGGATAAGCAGAGGGCATACGCGTGGACAATCGGACAGAAGGTAGTAGAATAttgactgggggagagagagataggactggCAATTGCATTGGGGAATGTTCCTGCTTGGCTGTTTCGAAAACCAAGTGAAGATGTGGACATGATTGAAGGCAGGAAAGAATGGGGTGAAGACTTGAGATGGTGTGTGGAGAGATGTATATATAATTAGCTTTATTTGTTTTTAAGGATATAAACAGACGGTTCAAAGGATCTAGTCAGTGGAAGGGTGGGGGCTGGGATGTCTATCCCATGTTTCAATGTTAGAGTATGTAAGTGGTTAACTGATTGTGTCAATGTATGTGGCAGAATTGATGGCCATGATTATAGGTTtgaggctaatctgaaaacaaggctccctaaatt encodes the following:
- the LOC110499134 gene encoding gastric inhibitory polypeptide → MTVALFVLVLLCMAGMLHVEASDQSGENSLTENGQGLGRRYAESTIASDMSKIMDSMVQKNFVNFLLNQKEKKSMSNVIPEEDPGACLYNNLLKKLALCIRSKGHRSMTQ